One window of the Hemitrygon akajei chromosome 5, sHemAka1.3, whole genome shotgun sequence genome contains the following:
- the en1a gene encoding homeobox protein engrailed-1a, whose amino-acid sequence MEEQKDQNIHVESRESSEADRVSLSPPFQSPQIQPHPAAQQPHRNTNFFIDNILRPDFGCKKERDRAQTSGRENVNPLTRPSNTSSLSADSDCSDSSSQPTKQSQPKQNEGDGTNSTKYAENTGSALMLMGANAEPLSNTEGVKTPTSATLMWPAWVYCTRYSDRPSSGPRTRKLKKKKSEKEDKRPRTAFTAEQLQRLKAEFQTNRYITEQRRQTLAQELNLNESQIKIWFQNKRAKIKKASGLKNGLALHLMAQGLYNHSTTTIQDEKEDSD is encoded by the exons ATGGAAGAGCAAAAGGATCAAAACATTCATGTGGAGAGTAGGGAATCGAGCGAGGCGGATCGCGTTTCGCTCTCTCCGCCCTTCCAGTCGCCTCAAATACAGCCCCATCCAGCGGCGCAGCAGCCGCACAGAAACACTAACTTTTTTATTGATAATATCTTGAGGCCGGACTTTGGGTGTAAGAAGGAGCGAGATCGGGCGCAGACGTCCGGCAGAGAAAACGTCAATCCCCTTACGAGGCCGTCAAACACATCGAGTCTAAGTGCGGATTCAGATTGTAGTGACAGCTCCTCGCAGCCGACCAAGCAGTCCCAACCAAAGCAAAACGAAGGCGATGGAACTAATTCGACAAAGTATGCAGAAAACACTGGCTCAGCGCTTATGCTTATGGGGGCTAATGCAGAACCTTTATCCAACACGGAGGGAGTCAAAACGCCAACATCTGCGACTCTAATGTGGCCTGCCTGGGTTTATTGTACGAGATATTCAGACAGACCGTCTTCTG GTCCCCGAACTCGAaaactgaagaagaagaagagtgaGAAAGAAGACAAGCGGCCACGGACGGCGTTCACAGCCGAGCAGTTGCAGAGACTCAAAGCAGAATTCCAAACCAATCGCTACATCACCGAGCAGAGGCGGCAAACGTTAGCACAAGAACTCAATCTGAACGAATCCCAGATCAAAATCTGGTTCCAGAACAAGAGGGCGAAGATCAAGAAAGCCAGCGGCCTGAAGAACGGCTTGGCTCTGCATCTAATGGCCCAGGGACTTTATAATCATTCCACCACAACAATTCAAGACGAGAAAGAGGACAGTGACTGA